The proteins below are encoded in one region of Aspergillus nidulans FGSC A4 chromosome III:
- a CDS encoding NAD(P)H-dependent flavin oxidoreductase (transcript_id=CADANIAT00006261), with translation MTKNPFGVNLTLLPALVPPDYGAYAQVIIDEGIKIVETAGNNPGPVIRQLKAANITILHKCTTIRHAKSAVKLGVDFLSIDGFECAGHVGEHDITNFILLNRARQDLGVPFIASGGFADGYGLAAALALGAEGINMGTRFMCTVEAPIHQKVKQAIVDAEETDTALVMRRWKNTTRLFSNEVTKQALKVEKESKTGEFAEIAPFVSGKRGREVFLNGDVNFGVWTAGQVIGLIHDIPTCAELLSRIEKEADEALNRSRSLYTATPQSKL, from the exons ATGACGAAGAACCCCTTTGGCGTTAACCTGACCCTCCTACCCGCCCTAGTGCCCCCCGACTACGGTGCCTACGCACAAGTGATAATCGACGAGGGGATCAAGATCGTTGAAACAGCAGGCAACAACCCTGGTCCTGTCATCCGGCAACTCAAGGCCGCAAACATCACAATCCTGCACAAATGCACGACAATCCGACACGCCAAGTCGGCTGTTAAGCTGGGTGTTGATTTCCTATCAATCGATGGTTTTGAATGTGCAGGGCACGTGGGCGAGCACGATATCACGAACTTCATCCTTCTTAACCGTGCGAGACAGGATCTCGGCGTGCCGTTCATCGCCTCTGGCGGGTTCGCAGACGGGTATGGGCTGGccgcggcgctggcgctcgGTGCAGAGGGAATCAACATGGGGACGCGGTTCATGTGTACAGTCGAGGCGCCGATTCATCAAAAGGTGAAGCAGGCGATCGTAGATGCCGAGGAGACGGACACGGCCCTTGTGATGCGGCGGTGGAAGAACACGACGCGGCTGTTTTCGAATGAAGTGACCAAGCAGGCGCtcaaggttgagaaggagagcaagaCCGGGGAGTTTGCGGAGATTGCGCCGTTTGTTAGTGggaagagggggagggaggtGTTCTTGAACGGTGATGTCAACTTTGGG GTCTGGACAGCCGGCCAGGTCATCGGCCTCATCCACGATATTCCCACGTGCGCCGAGTTGCTTTCTcggattgagaaggaggcgGACGAGGCTCTGAACCGGTCGAGGTCGTTGTACACGGCAACGCCGCAGAGCAAGCTTTGA
- a CDS encoding uncharacterized protein (transcript_id=CADANIAT00006260) yields MTCTCKSTLPPVSTDLAKGLYHVPPASDNSNTISITQTTTTTTTSIRIVDSDTSSDYDSHSITSADTDTNSVSDYGCGCGFGGDEHNCEDDIEDTNTDSNKISLPARPLPPVPVHRQSPSTSRRSSEVKTKTRLACIEETIPEEEEEVYLAQQRQEGDAKQHRDTTNRRKSMIELFNLSTSLSTSSSSGAASTSSGPGLSLSFSNLSFRFPMPPICGSGNQQCQTEKLDSAGIENPQRENLEHKRPKSMSALSLSYSASSATGSTSASVSPSQLSSTEKSYEKCLDGVPENRAQVHSPATTTTKKQRRMGTILFPPFAFLSRSSVGSALDQDSKGSAVPNGKSLFF; encoded by the coding sequence ATGACATGTACATGTAAAAGCACGCTGCCTCCAGTAAGCACAGACCTCGCCAAGGGTCTCTATCACGTCCCTCCCGCAAGCGATAATTCAAACACCATCTCCATAACGCAGACCacaacaacgacaacaacatcCATCCGCATCGTCGACTCAGACACTTCCTCTGACTACGACTCTCACTCCATTACGTCCGCTGATACAGACACAAACTCTGTTTCGGATTacggctgtggctgtggatTTGGTGGCGATGAGCATAATTGCGAGGATGACATTGAAGACACAAACACCGACTCAAACAAAATCTCTCTGCCGGCAAGACCACTTCCACCTGTGCCAGTGCACCGCCAGAGtccatcaacatcaaggaGAAGTTCTGAGGTGAAAACCAAAACCCGTCTTGCATGCATCGAGGAGACAAttcctgaggaagaggaagaggtgtATCTCGCGCAGCAGCGACAGGAAGGAGACGCAAAACAGCATCGAGACACAACTAATCGGCGCAAGTCAATGATTGAGCTGTTTAATCTGTCCACGTCTTTGTCtacatcctcctcatccggagcagcatcaacatcatcaggACCAGGCCTGAGCCTGTCCTTCTCGAATCTGAGCTTCCGGTTTCCCATGCCGCCGATCTGTGGCAGTGGCAATCAGCAATGTCAGACTGAAAAGCTGGACAGTGCAGGCATAGAAAACCCCCAACGCGAGAACTTGGAGCACAAAAGACCAAAGTCCATGTCGGCGTTGTCCTTGTCCTATTCAGCGTCTTCGGCAACTGGTTCCACTTCCGCATCCGTTTCTCCTTCACAGCTATCATCAACAGAGAAATCATATGAGAAATGCCTTGACGGAGTCCCTGAGAATAGAGCACAAGTCCACAGTCCAGCAACGACGACTACGAAGAAACAGCGCCGAATGGGCACGATTCTTTTCCCACCCTTTGCGTTTTTGTCTCGTTCGTCCGTTGGAAGTGCTCTGGATCAAGATAGCAAGGGGTCAGCAGTGCCGAATGGTAAGTCTCTTTTTTTCTAG
- a CDS encoding H3 histone acetyltransferase RTT109 (transcript_id=CADANIAT00006255), with translation MSKVDVVLGDLLAKVLPTDVKVTIRHISSTPTASTALFAPPPGEEPEPTFCENHFLVASVIPDGKDDGAEIIVFGIEVLIYTTAHLTTIFVSKADSTGHLHLLKAASKSSILRRVANTFLSFLVRVHQRPGVRLLVSLFARSQNQYLFPGSIENLEKHVLDDRGLIKWWCRALDPILREYEPESASQEQDKKHEESSRSSATAYLIVPGCDRFETRGFFPSSAKADDKDRPRWLNAYPLRQICSKPDAPPRSLVPRFPDDPKTRFLIDLDDELPEAAGGESSSGHWRSVKSLDEFWEMMSFRQECSAGRLVGFLWLVINPPGVVNSKPMLSSTAGSAEVRGTTSAAGEGPATDSQLLTSNAPANSDQAQSLEVPKSSEDASITHSVDQTINQQANNGSAFYWPQAARGHAVLNEDDYKKVINFLLEQDFYNEEVSFASTKAFNDKVATLADELWVGQHVVGKSTSEEPLVPSQPSEIPATTLFVRKRKKDEGPTSDQAPSGSTESGTAQDTGVNLLQGSLIRTKKKA, from the coding sequence ATGTCCAAGGTCGATGTTGTTCTGGGAGATTTGTTAGCCAAGGTGCTTCCGACCGATGTAAAGGTCACCATCCGCCATATCTCGTCCACTCCCACAGCATCCACCGCTCTCTTCGCTCCTCCACCAGGCGAGGAACCAGAGCCGACCTTCTGCGAGAACCATTTTCTTGTTGCCTCTGTGATACCTGATGGCAAGGATGATGGTGCGGAGATAATCGTTTTCGGCATCGAGGTGCTAATCTACACTACGGCACACTTGACCACCATTTTTGTTTCCAAGGCGGATTCTACCGGGCACCTGCACCTACTCAAAGCTGCGTCAAAGAGCTCAATTCTCAGGCGAGTTGCCAATacctttctctcctttcttGTACGGGTCCACCAACGACCTGGCGTTCGACTGCTTGTATCGCTCTTCGCTCGGTCTCAGAATCAGTACTTGTTTCCTGGAAGTATTGAGAATCTTGAAAAACATGTCCTCGACGATCGTGGACTGATCAAATGGTGGTGCCGCGCTCTCGATCCAATTCTTCGCGAGTACGAACCTGAATCTGCCTCCCAGGAGCAAGACAAGAAACACGAAGAGTCATCGCGGAGCTCAGCAACGGCATATCTCATCGTGCCTGGTTGCGACAGGTTTGAAACTAGAGGTTTCTTCCCTAGTAGCGCCAAAGCAGACGATAAAGACCGGCCCCGATGGCTGAATGCTTATCCTTTACGTCAAATATGCAGCAAGCCTGATGCTCCGCCGCGCTCTCTGGTTCCTCGGTTCCCTGATGATCCAAAGACGCGCTTTCTCATTGACCTCGATGATGAACTTCCAGAGGCTGCGGGCGGAGAGAGCTCGAGTGGCCACTGGAGGAGTGTGAAGTCTTTGGACGAGTTCTGGGAGATGATGTCCTTCCGCCAGGAGTGCTCTGCGGGAAGACTGGTTGGGTTTCTGTGGCTTGTTATCAACCCTCCTGGAGTGGTGAATTCGAAGCCAATGCTGAGCAGCACTGCCGGTTCTGCGGAGGTTAGGGGCACCACCTCCGCGGCCGGGGAAGGACCGGCAACGGATAGCCAACTGCTAACGTCTAACGCCCCGGCCAACTCAGATCAGGCACAGTCTCTGGAGGTCCCGAAAAGCAGCGAAGATGCTTCAATCACTCATTCAGTCGATCAGACGATAAATCAGCAGGCGAACAACGGAAGTGCATTTTACTGGCCACAAGCGGCGAGAGGACATGCAGTGTTGAACGAAGATGACTATAAGAAAGTCATCAACTTCCTTCTCGAGCAAGACTTTTACAACGAAGAGGTCTCGTTTGCCAGCACGAAGGCGTTCAACGACAAGGTTGCAACACTTGCAGATGAGCTGTGGGTTGGCCAGCATGTTGTGGGAAAGAGCACATCTGAGGAGCCTCTGGTCCCATCACAGCCGTCTGAGATACCCGCTACAACTCTGTTCGTCCGGAAACGAAAGAAAGATGAAGGCCCAACATCAGATCAGGCTCCTAGTGGATCTACAGAGTCTGGTACTGCTCAGGACACCGGGGTGAATCTTTTACAGGGAAGTCTAATacggacgaagaagaaggcttga
- a CDS encoding Hid1 family protein (transcript_id=CADANIAT00006253), with translation MGASESKLVFKQGIFRLSEEKEIPPDDPYWARFWELPESTEDVFSLFTPADIRRTRDHALGNFETLLLSITSRLTTLKNHPSFPDPDLAPDRDALNCIRILTRLLPYIYEAEHLEQWEEKFFWTRRKKKTREAQLAADVLFDESQVEEVRDRASPRVNEYEDVKPLAEELIDTLMDLLFYTGFTIPKLPSAKAKVSYSIWQSGVGCNTSMGSTRELEDNRCEVLRLLLTITGKAMYMSSSLLPVQGVRAITYITTSQEKQAVLTLLCSLLNTAIKYNPASWRVPYDHVVWKDPRQILMQATTAYLPGSQKSVKWAPEMLVLFWEALQCNKRFRSFIIDSNRSHDFIILCIFYSITYKSDPAKQGVVRMCIFILQTMSVEPTFGKSLNKKFEAQDTLPQSIRIPGFKGSYADFLLILFTSMSAPSFLLANESNHALLASVLESINAILEHKFMIYAILKYRRRFEAVREFTLESGQQEIERQNQRRKSENRDSIASPVLSASDEDPRLSSGARSPLGRIPEENNPFAIGGDDSEDEGDGRHTPPQDSASVQTSRRQSMSSVIDESVPLQLRGMSEKARGKMPAGQPSFSRQNSMTSQISMSAIFPSSSGGFTPTTAWLESWLPELPLHTILTIISAIMPSIPESAFQSSNGESRTLISNLPSFAEDPLIQSIISDPTPPRVHSFEWSALSMGWYESLLWGFIFSAEMVVGSASGATPGTVGVWNGTSIKLFKVQEAAAQGPTLLAPKGAVDAVGSNLVQRIGNLGLRRSSTQPETQSNSGSPSVREV, from the exons ATGGGAGCCTCAGAGTCGAAGTTGGTCTTCAAACAGGGCATCTTTCGCCTAtcggaggagaaggaaattCCTCCAGATGATCCGTACTGGGCGAGA TTTTGGGAGCTTCCCGAATCCACGGAAGACGTCTTCAGCCTATTCACTCCAGCGGATATAAGGCGCACGCGCGATCATGCCTTGGGAAACTTCGAAACGTTACTATTATCTATAACCTCTCGTCTTACGACCCTGAAAAACCATCCCTCCTTCCCCGACCCAGATCTCGCCCCCGACCGAGATGCCTTGAATTGCATTCGCATTCTCACCCGCCTCCTCCCGTATATTTATGAGGCGGAACACCTGGAGCAATGGGAAGAGAAGTTCTTCTGGACccggcggaagaagaagaccagggAGGCCCAGCTGGCTGCGGATGTGCTGTTCGATGAATCGCAGGTGGAAGAAGTACGGGATAGAGCATCGCCCCGTGTCAATGAATACGAAGATGTGAAGCCCTTGGCTGAGGAGTTGATTGACACGCTTATGGACCTACTGTTCTACACGGGCTTTACAATTCCAAAACTTCCCTCGGCTAAGGCCAAGGTATCATACTCCATCTGGCAGAGTGGTGTTGGCTGCAATACTTCGATGGGCTCGACCAGGGAATTGGAGGACAACCGCTGCGAGGTCCTTCGATTACTGCTCACAATCACTGGAAAGGCAATGTACATGTCTTCTA GCCTGCTGCCGGTCCAAGGTGTCAGGGCCATTACATACATCACCACTTCTCAAGAGAAGCAGGCAGTTTTAACTTTATTATGCTCCCTCTTGAACACA GCGATCAAGTATAACCCCGCCTCGTGGAGGGTTCCTTATGACCATGTTGTATGGAAAGACCCTAGGCAGATATTG ATGCAAGCAACGACAGCTTACCTTCCCGGCAGCCAAAAGTCGGTCAAGTGGGCACCGGAGATGCTGGTCCTCTTCTGGGAAGCCCTGCAATGCAACAAGCGGTTCAGATCATTCATCATCGATTCGAACCGGTCCCACGACTTTATAATTCTCTGTATATTTTATAGCATTACGTACAAGTCGGATCCGGCAAAGCAAGGCGTCGTCCGAATGTGCATATTCATCCTGCAAACGATGAGCGTGGAGCCCACTTTTGGGAAGAGTTTGAACAAGAAATTCGAAGCACAAGACACCCTACCACAGAGTATCCGAATTCCAGGATTCAAAGGCTCTTATGCCGATTTTCTCCTTATA TTGTTTACGTCCATGTCAGCGCCCAGCTTCCTGCTTGCTAACGAGTCGAATCACGCCCTACTTGCTTCAGTGCTCGAGTCTATCAATGCAATTCTTGAACACAAATTCATGA TATATGCCATCTTAAAGTACAGGAGACGTTTCGAAGCGGTCCGGGAGTTTACTCTTGAAAGTGGCCAGCAAGAAATTGAGCGTCAAAACCAGCGAAGAAAGTCAGAGAACCGTGACTCTATAGCTAGTCCAGTGCTTTCAGCTTCTGACGAGGATCCCCGTCTTTCGTCGGGCGCGCGGTCACCTCTTGGTCGCATTCCTGAAGAGAATAACCCTTTCGCTATTGGGGGGGACGACTCAGAAGACGAGGGCGATGGGCGGCACACACCCCCACAGGACTCAGCCTCCGTCCAGACCTCTCGCAGACAGTCAATGTCGTCCGTGATAGACGAAAGTGTGCCATTACAGCTGCGAGGGATGTCGGAGAAAGCCCGAGGCAAGATGCCGGCAGGTCAGCCGTCCTTCTCCCGACAAAACAGTATGACGAGTCAAATCAGTATGTCGGCTATTTTCCCTTCATCCTCAGGTGGATTTACTCCCACTACGGCTTGG CTTGAATCATGGTTGCCCGAACTTCCTCTACACACAATCCTTACCATTATCTCAGCCATCATGCCAAGTATTCCTGAAAGCGCTTTTCAGTCCTCCAATGGTGAATCCCGCACACTAATCTCGAACCTGCCGTCATTCGCGGAAGACCCATTGATCCAGAGCATCATCTCTGATCCCACCCCTCCGCGCGTTCACTCGTTTGAGTGGTCCGCCCTTTCGATGGGCTGGTACGAATCGTTGCTTTGGGGGTTCATCTTTTCTGCTGAGATGGTTGTCGGTTCGGCATCTGGCGCTACACCTGGCACGGTGGGTGTTTGGAACGGCACCTCAATCAAGCTATTCAAGGtgcaggaggcggcggcacAGGGTCCAACGCTACTGGCGCCCAAGGGCGCGGTGGATGCGGTTGGAAGTAACCTGGTACAGCGGATCGGAAACTTAGGCCTCCGACGGAGTAGCACGCAGCCGGAGACTCAAAGTAACTCGGGATCTCCGTCAGTTCGAGAGGTTTGA
- a CDS encoding WW domain-containing protein (transcript_id=CADANIAT00006258), whose protein sequence is MSTSHTNDAPEGASGSASPSPDTTSPSRDNDPTVTTKAEKQAEEHTSEQKSEDSTPQQEEGEQEEGETRESDAPPLPDEVPPPLPNEAPPGEDDGWEPVWDANAQAYYFYNRYTGVSQWENPRVPDAAVATAAAPPAVGTEEPAPAEKASAPLGGYNPAIHGDYDPTAPYAQQYERQEEGIHGGAGMGLVNTAGYEAIGSFNRFTGRWQAASLNPEYHNDENKSRRQMNAYFDVDAAANAHDGRSLRAERSAKKLSKKELKMFKDKRREKKEEKRRAWLRD, encoded by the coding sequence ATGTCCACGAGCCACACGAATGACGCCCCAGAGGGCGCATCCGGATCTGCATCACCGTCACCAGATACTACTAGCCCAAGCAGAGACAATGACCCGACAGTGACGACCAAGGCAGAAAAACAGGCAGAGGAACACACATCAGAACAGAAGAGCGAAGACAGTACGCCACAACAAGAGGAgggagaacaagaagaaggtgaaaCAAGAGAATCAGATGCGCCACCATTACCGGACGAAGTTCCCCCGCCGCTCCCCAACGAAGCTCCGCCGGGCGAGGACGATGGCTGGGAGCCCGTCTGGGATGCCAACGCACAAGCATATTATTTCTATAACCGGTATACGGGCGTCTCACAATGGGAGAACCCGCGAGTACCGGATGCAGCCGTCGCCACTGCCGCAGCCCCTCCAGCCGTAGGCACAGAGGAACCAGCTCCGGCCGAGAAAGCCTCTGCTCCGCTGGGCGGGTATAACCCTGCCATCCATGGCGACTATGACCCGACAGCACCTTATGCGCAGCAATAcgaaagacaagaagaagggattcACGGTGGAGCAGGGATGGGACTGGTGAACACTGCTGGCTACGAGGCCATTGGATCGTTCAATCGGTTCACGGGCCGATGGCAGGCGGCGTCGCTGAACCCGGAGTATCACAATGATGAGAATAAGTCGCGGCGGCAGATGAACGCATATTTTGATGTGGATGCCGCGGCGAATGCGCATGATGGACGAAGTTTACGGGCCGAGCGCAGtgcgaagaagctgagcaaGAAGGAGCTAAAGATGTTCAAGGATAAGCggagggagaaaaaggaggagaagaggagggccTGGTTGCGTGACTAA
- a CDS encoding uncharacterized protein (transcript_id=CADANIAT00006254), translated as MALFRFLVTAASAMFLAVPTEALEGTSELQSILKNTHRSSEYKYPTDFTRGILPIPVHSHNDYWRDVPFYTGWLFFVLSFIKPFIKKSFPALSLGCISVEADVWLYNGTLHVGHDESSLTDERTFESLYINPILDVLERQNPKSKFLTAPTHNGVFDTSTDQTLYLWVDSKTSGPETFEAVIAALEPLRRKGYLTTVKNNETLIQGPVTVIGTGNTPYDMVGPVADRDYFYDGPLAALNESGNEGITSLISPIASTSFTSAIGELTLGVDSVLSDEQLDTLRSQISNAKEKGIKARYWGAPSWPIRARNILWTTLINEGVGLLNADDLAAAAEYF; from the exons ATGGCTCTCTTCCGATTTTTGGTTACCGCAGCCTCGGCGATGTTCCTCGCGGTTCCGACTGAGGCGCTCGAGGGAACATCAGAGCTGCAGAGTATCCTGAAGAACACTCACCGAAGCTCAGAATATAAGTATCCCACTGATTTCACCAGGGGTATATTACCT ATCCCGGTTCACTCTCATAA TGACTATTGGAGAGATGTCCCTTTTTATACAGGTTGGTTATTCTTCGTGCTTTCCTTCATAAAGCCATTCATTAAGAAATCATTCCCAGCTCTCTCGCTCGGTTGCATCTCGGTTGAAGCGGATGTGTGGCTGTATAATGGCACTCTCCAT GTTGGTCATGACGAGTCATCATTAACTGACGAGCGCACGTTCGAGTCGCTCTACATCAATCCGATTCTTGACGTTCTTGAGCGTCAGAACCCCAAGAGCAAATTCTTGACAGCCCCAACACATAA TGGTGTCTTTGACACATCTACCGACCAAACGCTCTATTTATGGGTTGATTCCAAGACATCCGGCCCTGAGACCTTTGAGGCCGTCATTGCGGCTCTGGAGCCTCTGCGCCGAAAGGGCTACTTGACAACCGTCAAGAACAACGAAACTCTCATTCAGGGACCGGTCACCGTGATTGGTACTGGCAACACTCCCTATGACATGGTTGGACCTGTTGCAGACCGCGACTACTTCTACGACGGGCCCCTTGCTGCTCTAAATGAAAGCGGGAATGAGGGAATCACGTCGCTCATTTCACCCATTGCTTCTACCAGCTTCACTTCTGCGATTGGCGAACTCACTCTGGGTGTTGATAGCGTTTTGAGCGATGAGCAGCTTGATACTCTTCGATCTCAGATCTCTAAcgcaaaggagaagggcatcAAGGCCAGATACTGGGGTGCGCCTTCGTGGCCGATCCGGGCTCGCAACATCCTCTGGACGACGCTTATAAACGAGGGAGTCGGATTGCTCAATGCTGATGatctggctgctgctgctgaataCTTTTAG
- the rodA gene encoding hydrophobin rodA (transcript_id=CADANIAT00006259) has protein sequence MKFSIAAAVVAFAASVAALPPAHDSQFAGNGVGNKGNSNVKFPVPENVTVKQASDKCGDQAQLSCCNKATYAGDTTTVDEGLLSGALSGLIGAGSGAEGLGLFDQCSKLDVAVLIGIQDLVNQKCKQNIACCQNSPSSADGNLIGVGLPCVALGSIL, from the exons ATGAAGTTCTCCATTGCTGCCGCTGTCGTTGCTTTCGCCGCCTCCGTCGCGGCCCTCCCTCCTGCCCATGATTCCCAGTTCGCTGGCAATGGTGTTGGCAACAAGGGCAACAGCAACGTCAAGTTCCCTGTCCCCGAAAACGTGACCGTCAAGCAGGCCTCCGACAAGTGCGGTGACCAGGCCCAGCTCTCTTGCTGCAACAAGGCCACGTACGCCGGTGACACCACAACCGTTGATGAGGGTCTTCTGTCTGGTGCCCTCAGCGGCCTCATCGGCGCCGGGTCTGGTGCCGAAGGTCTTGGTCTCTTCGATCAGTGCTCCAAGCTTGATGTTGCTG TCCTCATTGGCATCCAAGATCTTGTCAACCAGAAGTGCAAGCAAAACATTGCCTGCTGCCAGAACTCCCCCTCCAGCGCG GATGGCAACCTTATTGGTGTCGGTCTCCCTTGCGTTGCCCTTGGCTCCATCCTCTAA
- a CDS encoding putative ceramide glucosyltransferase (transcript_id=CADANIAT00006256) translates to MFVLSTARCTETRANKPTNHRRAEPDLTTSPRLLSSLLFSSLLSPLSTPRTRPSYNANAPSPSRTPMITLQSITDAVGLGSARYGGFQWSVALGWIGLVWYSTVTTVCALGYYKLWKHCLRRPQSSYCATAQNAPHVTVIRPVKGLEPHLYDCLASSFRQEYPRGKLTVCLCVSSRSDPAYATLEKLVADFPHVDARIYVEEEDPLLQPDHKPMYNLGPNPKIRNMSRAYREAKGDIVWIADCNVWVGKGVCGRMVDKLCGLGSGSSTEYKFVHHLPVAVDVTGVIGVDERRALETSGAARVKDGKSACAPGVLAMGGGRLEELFLSSSHAKMYTAINTVLIAPCIVGKSNMFRRSHLDYLTTTASCQFNPGIDYFSDNICEDHLIGDLLWKNRVREEKEDGKHLGKHALVFGDLAFQPIANMSVQSYIARRVRWLRVRKFIVMLATLVEPGTESILCSLYGAWGVTTVLAEYFQNKILSTWTTFFTFFGFSILTWCLIDWTVYIMLHSGKTVERDENTPSFARPPQGTTRRRFSHWLAAWLGREILAFPIWFWAIWGGMTVTWRDRQFRIGLDTKAHEIGGNSRAGLLEEQASGRENENEATSLITTAVKRQTRGNR, encoded by the exons ATGTTTG TACTCAGTACTGCACGTTGCACTGAAACCAGGGCAAATAAACCGACAAACCACCGCAGAGCTGAACCTGACCTGACCACgtctcctcgtcttctctcttctcttctcttctcttctctcctctcgcCCCTCTCCACCCCACGTACGCGTCCGTCATATAATGCGAATGCTCCATCCCCGTCGCGTACGCCTATGATAACGCTTCAATCGATTACGGACGCCGTCGGTTTGGGATCAGCCCGCTATGGCGGATTCCAGTGGTCGGTCGCGCTGGGGTGGATAGGCCTGGTTTGGTACTCTACGGTGACGACTGTTTGTGCTTTGGGATATTACAAATT ATGGAAGCACTGTCTTAGACGCCCTCAGAGTTCCTACTGCGCCACCGCTCAAAACGCTCCCCACGTCACTGTTATTCGACCGGTCAAAGGCCTCGAGCCGCACCTGTACGACTGCCTAGCCTCAAGCTTTCGGCAAGAATACCCCCGTGGCAAACTTACTGTGTGTCTCTGTGTGTCGTCTCGGAGCGATCCTGCCTACGCGACTTTGGAGAAACTGGTCGCCGACTTCCCCCATGTCGATGCACGTATTTAcgtggaggaagaggatccgCTCCTCCAGCCTGACCATAAACCCATGTATAACCTCGGTCCGAATCCCAAGATCCGAAACATGAGTCGCGCGTATAGAGAGGCGAAGGGTGATATCGTTTGGATTGCAGACTGCAATGTCTGGGTTGGGAAGGGAGTCTGCGGGCGCATGGTGGACAAGTTGTGCGGGCTCGGTTCAGGCTCCAGCACAGAATATAAATTCGTGCATCATCTGCCAGTTGCTGTGGATGTTACCGGGGTTATTGGCGTAGACGAGCGGCGTGCGCTGGAAACAAGCGGCGCTGCCAGAGTGAAGGACGGAAAGAGCGCCTGCGCGCCTGGTGTTTTGGCCATGGGAGGTGGCCGGCTAGAAGAATTGTTTCTCTCGTCATCACATGCCAAAATGTATACTGCTATCAACACGGTTCTTATCGCCCCGTGCATCGTGGGCAAATCAAATATGTTCCGACGCTCTCATCTTGACTACCTTACCACGACTGCCAGCTGCCAATTCAACCCAGGCATCGATTATTTCTCGGACAATATCTGCGAAGACCACCTGATTGGCGATCTACTGTGGAAGAACAGAGTCCgtgaggagaaagaggacggTAAGCACCTGGGCAAGCATGCGCTGGTCTTTGGAGATCTCGCTTTCCAGCCCATCGCAAATATGAGCGTACAATCTTACATAGCACGCCGGGTACGGTGGCTGCGTGTCAGGAAATTCATCGTCATGCTGGCAACCCTAGTGGAGCCCGGCACAGAGTCAATACTCTGTTCGCTATACGGAGCATGGGGCGTCACCACTGTTTTGGCGGAGTACTTCCAGAACAAGATTCTCTCCACATGGACGACATTTTTCACCTTCTTCGGCTTTTCCATCCTAACATGGTGCCTCATTGACTGGACCGTCTATATCATGCTGCACTCCGGCAAAACCGTCGAACGCGACGAGAATACCCCATCATTCGCGCGTCCGCCTCAGGGTACAACTAGGCGGCGCTTTTCACACTGGCTGGCTGCCTGGCTTGGAAGAGAGATACTTGCCTTTCCGATTTGGTTCTGGGCTATCTGGGGCGGTATGACTGTTACCTGGAGGGATCGGCAGTTCCGAATTGGACTTGATACGAAGGCACATGAAATTGGGGGAAATAGCCGTGCTGGACTGCTAGAAGAGCAAGCGTCTGGTagggagaacgagaacgagGCTACCTCACTTATAACCACTGCTGTTAAACGACAGACACGGGGGAATCGGTGA
- a CDS encoding uncharacterized protein (transcript_id=CADANIAT00006257), producing the protein MPLITLTPDEVDDLIYDVRAGDSAALEEDLTALSQKYSVKPAVIIASAVDSAPEDEGGSGCCLLHYPAANGNLEILTKLKEQLLSATNENILTAAEVKNTVNHRNHSGNTPLHWAALNTHLECVKVLVEAGADISIKNEAGLDAVFLAERADWKAQEATQTPDPSQGKDQDGDEEMEVEVAGDAAEGGNATQVPVTKARQIVDWLLEHGDPAEAAGDGSAPGNES; encoded by the exons ATGCCTCTGATAACGCTCACACCCGATGAGGTCGACGACCTCATCTACGATGTCCGCGCCGGCGACTCTGCAGCCCTGGAAGAGGACCTCACAGCCCTATCCCAGAAGTATTCCGTCAAGCCAGCCGTAATCATTGCCTCGGCAGTCGACTCGGCACCTGAAGATGAGGGCGGTAGCGGGTGCTGTCTCCTACATTACCCTGCTGCAAATGGAAACCTTG AAATCCTTACAAAGCTAAAAGAGCAGCTTCTCTCAGCCACAAATGAGAACATATTAACAGCGGCTGAAGTCAAGAACACTGTCAACCACCGCAACCACTCTGGAAACACGCCCCTACACTGGGCAGCGCTCAACACCCACCTAGAGTGCGTGAAGGTGCTTGTTGAGGCTGGGGCAGATATCTCAATCAAGAACGAGGCCGGCCTTGATGCGGTGTTCTTAGCTGAGCGGGCGGATTGGAAGGCGCAGGAAGCTACTCAGACTCCAGATCCGAGTCAGGGCAAGGATCAGGATGGGgacgaggagatggaggttGAAGTTGCAGGTGACGCTGCAGAAGGGGGTAATGCTACGCAGGTACCGGTGACGAAAGCGAGGCAGATTGTTGACTGGCTGTTGGAGCACGGGGACCCTGCGGAGGCAGCGGGGGATGGATCTGCGCCTGGGAACGAGTCTTGA